Proteins encoded in a region of the Kiritimatiellia bacterium genome:
- a CDS encoding ribonucleoside triphosphate reductase, giving the protein MFKRIKKRNGKTVKFESAKICGALAKAGSATGEFDKNVARRLTLKVLGLAQSALARKPPTVEEIQDIVEEVLLSSSYRRTAKAYIIYREQHAKIREIASKANLDLMDQYLDRADWRVNENSNMSYSLQGLNNYVSSEISKAYWLNKIYPAEVKTAYLNGDFHIHDLNILSVYCVGWDLQDLLTEGFRGVPGKAESKPARHFRSALGQVVNFFYTLQGEAAGAQAFSNFDTLLSPFIRYDNLSRKEVKQALQEFIFNMNVPTRVGFQTPFTNITLDLTVPPTFANQPVIIGGAPLKETYREFQKEMDCFNSAFLEVMLEGDAKDRVFTFPLPNYNITKDFDWDNPNLDLLWQLTAKYGVPSFSNFVNSDLKPEDARSMCCRLRLDTRHLQKRGGGLFGANPLTGSIGVVTINLPRLGYLSDNTADFMDHLGKLMALARESLDVKRKTLEKLTEANLYPYAKYYLRNIKQRFGKYWKNHFSTIGLIGMNEACLNLFGKDIADPQSGKFALAVMDFMRNKLIEFQKETGDNYNLEATPAEGTAYRLAKKDKDLFPQIICANEKQYKAGGAPFYTNSTQLPVNFTEDVFEFLDLQDEIQTKYTGGTTLHLFLGEKIENAATVKNLVRKICANYRLPYFTLTPTFSICPGHGYLPGEQTACPQCGTECEVYSRVVGYLRPVSQWNKGKREEFVRRKMLKVPA; this is encoded by the coding sequence ATGTTTAAGAGGATAAAAAAGCGAAACGGAAAGACGGTAAAATTTGAATCGGCAAAGATTTGCGGCGCGCTGGCAAAAGCCGGTTCGGCGACCGGCGAGTTTGATAAAAACGTCGCCCGGCGGCTGACGCTGAAGGTCCTGGGGCTGGCGCAGAGCGCGCTGGCTCGCAAGCCGCCGACGGTGGAAGAAATACAGGATATTGTTGAAGAGGTGCTGTTATCTTCCTCTTACCGCCGGACCGCCAAAGCCTATATTATTTACCGCGAACAGCATGCCAAAATCAGGGAAATCGCATCCAAAGCGAATCTTGATTTAATGGATCAATACCTTGACCGGGCTGACTGGCGGGTCAACGAAAACAGCAATATGAGTTATTCACTGCAGGGATTGAACAATTATGTTTCTTCGGAAATCAGCAAGGCGTATTGGCTTAATAAAATTTATCCGGCTGAAGTCAAGACGGCCTACTTGAACGGTGATTTTCATATCCACGACTTGAATATTCTCTCTGTCTACTGCGTCGGGTGGGATCTCCAGGATTTGCTGACGGAAGGATTCAGGGGCGTGCCGGGAAAGGCCGAGAGCAAGCCTGCCAGGCATTTTCGCAGCGCGTTGGGGCAAGTGGTTAATTTTTTCTACACGCTCCAGGGCGAGGCCGCCGGCGCGCAGGCTTTCTCCAATTTTGACACTTTGCTGTCGCCGTTTATCAGATATGACAATTTGAGTCGCAAGGAAGTCAAGCAGGCTTTGCAGGAATTCATCTTCAATATGAATGTCCCCACCCGTGTTGGCTTCCAGACGCCCTTTACCAATATTACTCTGGACCTGACCGTGCCCCCGACTTTTGCAAATCAACCGGTAATTATCGGCGGCGCGCCATTAAAAGAAACTTACCGGGAATTTCAAAAGGAAATGGATTGTTTCAACAGCGCTTTCCTGGAAGTAATGCTGGAGGGGGACGCCAAAGACAGGGTGTTTACTTTCCCGCTTCCGAACTACAACATCACTAAAGATTTTGACTGGGATAATCCCAACCTGGACCTTTTATGGCAGTTGACGGCCAAATACGGCGTGCCGTCTTTTTCTAATTTCGTGAACTCCGACCTGAAACCGGAAGACGCCCGGTCAATGTGCTGCCGGCTCAGGCTGGATACCAGGCATCTGCAGAAAAGGGGCGGGGGGCTTTTCGGGGCCAATCCCCTGACCGGCAGTATCGGCGTGGTTACGATCAATCTCCCGCGGCTGGGTTATTTATCCGATAATACCGCAGATTTCATGGATCATTTGGGCAAGCTTATGGCGCTTGCCAGGGAAAGCCTGGATGTCAAAAGAAAAACACTGGAAAAACTCACTGAAGCCAACCTCTATCCTTACGCAAAATATTACCTGCGAAATATCAAGCAAAGATTCGGCAAATACTGGAAAAATCATTTTTCCACAATAGGGCTGATCGGGATGAACGAAGCCTGCCTCAACCTGTTCGGGAAGGACATCGCCGATCCGCAAAGCGGCAAATTCGCGCTGGCCGTGATGGACTTCATGAGAAACAAACTGATTGAGTTTCAAAAGGAGACCGGCGATAATTACAATCTTGAAGCTACACCCGCAGAGGGCACCGCCTACAGGCTGGCAAAAAAAGACAAGGATCTGTTCCCCCAAATCATATGCGCCAATGAAAAACAATACAAAGCCGGCGGTGCGCCTTTTTACACCAATTCCACCCAGTTGCCTGTTAATTTTACCGAAGATGTTTTCGAATTCCTGGATTTACAGGACGAAATACAAACGAAATACACCGGCGGCACGACTTTGCACCTTTTTCTGGGGGAGAAGATTGAGAATGCCGCCACGGTTAAAAATCTGGTTCGCAAGATTTGCGCCAATTACCGGCTGCCTTACTTTACCCTGACCCCGACTTTCAGTATTTGTCCCGGTCATGGATATCTTCCGGGTGAACAAACGGCCTGTCCGCAATGCGGAACGGAGTGCGAGGTTTATTCCCGCGTCGTTGGTTATCTAAGACCCGTGAGCCAATGGAATAAAGGGAAGCGGGAAGAGTTTGTCCGGAGAAAAATGTTAAAGGTGCCTGCATAG